The sequence TTGGAGCCGACGGTGGATATGCTCGGCAAACCACTTGGCGATGCGGTGGATAACGATACGGCGGTGCGGGATGCAGCGGTTTTTGGGATGCACGGACATCAGGGCAATGTGACGGATGGGCGGTATGTGTATATGCGGGCATCGGCAGATCGGGAAAATCAGCCTTTGTTTGAATATACGTTGATGCCAACCCATATTCGATCTCATTTTGCCCCAGAGGAATTGGTGGGTAAGATGGCGCTTTCCAAACCGCTCAGTTTTACCAAAGGGTGTGAGGTGCTGAAGATTCACACTGGGCGGGATAGCAAGGGATTTAGTCCCAGATTGTTGAGAATCCATGATTTTGGGACCTTGTTATACGATTTGGAACAGGATCCAAAACAGGAAAAGCCTCTGGAGGATCCGGAGGTTGAAAAACGAATGGTGGATCTGTTGATTCAGGGGATGGAAGC is a genomic window of Gemmatimonadota bacterium containing:
- a CDS encoding sulfatase, encoding LSEHDCWAKMWMPFYEEVAHTPFFVWDPRCGKKGERREALVQPSIDLGPTLLDFFGLEPTVDMLGKPLGDAVDNDTAVRDAAVFGMHGHQGNVTDGRYVYMRASADRENQPLFEYTLMPTHIRSHFAPEELVGKMALSKPLSFTKGCEVLKIHTGRDSKGFSPRLLRIHDFGTLLYDLEQDPKQEKPLEDPEVEKRMVDLLIQGMEACDAPPEQYERLGLR